One region of Manis pentadactyla isolate mManPen7 chromosome 9, mManPen7.hap1, whole genome shotgun sequence genomic DNA includes:
- the FKBP2 gene encoding peptidyl-prolyl cis-trans isomerase FKBP2 isoform X3, producing the protein MARGVHAGAVSVGVGPGDAVGRELPLGRWCGWSGLVGQPTQNQFGCPEDLRGLRAGAALRAEAQGQPGGYHQRTEAPRSHPAAMCGCLAVGPLQRLQRDMRLSWVLTVLSICLSALATAAGAAEGKRKLQIGVKKRVDQCPIKSRKGDVLHMHYTGKLEDGTEFDSSLPQNQPFVFSLGTGQDV; encoded by the exons ATGGCCCGGGGCGTTCACGCAGGGGCGGTCTCCGTGGGGGTCGGGCCTGGGGACGCGGTAGGCCGAGAACTCCCCCTGGGGAGGTGGTGTGGGTGGAGCGGGCTCGTCGGCCAGCCGACACAGAACCAGTTTGGGTGCCCCGAAGACCTCCGAGGGCTCAGAGCTGGGGCGGCACTCCGGGCGGAGGCACAGGGCCAGCCTGGGGGGTACCACCAGAGGACCGAGGCTCCCCGGAGCCACCCAGCGGCGATGTGTGGGTGCCTCGCGGTCGGCCCCCTGCAGCGGCTGCAGAG AGACATGAGGCTGAGCTGGGTCCTGACAGTACTGTCCATCTGCCTGAGTGCCCTGGCCACGGCCGCAGGGGCCGCCGAGGGCAAACGGAAGCTGCAGATCGGGGTCAAGAAGCGGGTAGACCAGTGTCCCATCAAATCGCGCAAAGGGGATGTCCTGCACATGCACTACACg GGGAAGTTGGAAGATGGGACGGAGTTTGACAGCAGCCTGCCCCAGAACCAGCCCTTTGTCTTCTCCCTGGGCACAGGCCAG GATGTGTGA
- the VEGFB gene encoding vascular endothelial growth factor B isoform X2, which translates to MSPLLRRLLLVALLQLAPAQAPVSQLDAPGHQKKVMSWIDVYARATCQPREVVVPLTVELMGTVAKQLVPSCVTVQRCGGCCPDDGLECVPTGQHQVRMQILMIRYPSSQLGEMSLEEHSQCECRPKKRESAAKLDSPRPLCPRCPQRRQRPDPQTCRCHCRRRSFLRCQGRGLELNPDTCRCRKLRR; encoded by the exons ATGAGCCCCCTGCTCCGCCGTCTGCTGCTCGTCGCGCTCCTGCAGCTGGCCCCCGCCCAG GCCCCTGTCTCCCAGCTTGATGCCCCTGGCCACCAGAAAAAAG TGATGTCATGGATAGATGTGTATGCTCGTGCCACCTGCCAGCCACGGGAAGTGGTGGTGCCCTTGACTGTGGAGCTCATGGGCACTGTGGCCAAACAACTGGTGCCCagctgtgtgactgtgcagcGCTGTGGTGGTTGCTGCCCTGATGATGGCCTGGAGTGTGTGCCCACTGGGCAGCACCAAGTCCGAATGCAG ATCCTCATGATCCGGTACCCGAGCAGTCAGCTGGGGGAGATGTCCCTGGAGGAGCACAGCCAGTGTGAATGCAG accaaaaaaaagagagagtgcaGCGAAGTTGGACAG ccccaggcccctctgcccacGCTGTCCCCAGCGCCGCCAGCGCCCTGACCCCCAGACCTGCCGTTGCCACTGCAGACGCCGCAGCTTCCTCCGTTGCCAAGGGCGGGGCTTAGAGCTCAACCCAGACACCTGCAG GTGCCGGAAGCTGCGAAGGTGA
- the VEGFB gene encoding vascular endothelial growth factor B isoform X1 has product MSPLLRRLLLVALLQLAPAQAPVSQLDAPGHQKKVMSWIDVYARATCQPREVVVPLTVELMGTVAKQLVPSCVTVQRCGGCCPDDGLECVPTGQHQVRMQILMIRYPSSQLGEMSLEEHSQCECRPKKRESAAKLDRASTPHHRPQPRSVPGWDSVPGAPSPADITHPTPAPGPSAHAVPSAASALTPRPAVATADAAASSVAKGGA; this is encoded by the exons ATGAGCCCCCTGCTCCGCCGTCTGCTGCTCGTCGCGCTCCTGCAGCTGGCCCCCGCCCAG GCCCCTGTCTCCCAGCTTGATGCCCCTGGCCACCAGAAAAAAG TGATGTCATGGATAGATGTGTATGCTCGTGCCACCTGCCAGCCACGGGAAGTGGTGGTGCCCTTGACTGTGGAGCTCATGGGCACTGTGGCCAAACAACTGGTGCCCagctgtgtgactgtgcagcGCTGTGGTGGTTGCTGCCCTGATGATGGCCTGGAGTGTGTGCCCACTGGGCAGCACCAAGTCCGAATGCAG ATCCTCATGATCCGGTACCCGAGCAGTCAGCTGGGGGAGATGTCCCTGGAGGAGCACAGCCAGTGTGAATGCAG accaaaaaaaagagagagtgcaGCGAAGTTGGACAG GGCTTCCACTCCCCACCATCGTCCCCAGCCCCGCTCAGTTCCGGGCTGGGACTCTGTCCCCGGAGCACCCTCCCCAGCTGACATCACCCATCCCActccagccccaggcccctctgcccacGCTGTCCCCAGCGCCGCCAGCGCCCTGACCCCCAGACCTGCCGTTGCCACTGCAGACGCCGCAGCTTCCTCCGTTGCCAAGGGCGGGGCTTAG
- the TRPT1 gene encoding tRNA 2'-phosphotransferase 1 isoform X1 yields MNSSGSRRQEAAGPRSRRAHRPREEDQDVQLSKALSYALRHGALKLGLPMGADGFVPLGTLLQLPQFCSFSAEDVQRVVDTSGKQRFALQPGSPSTGPLIRANQGHSLQVPALELKPLETPQALPLMLVHGTFWKHWSSILLKGLSCRGRTHIHLAPGLPGDPGIISGMRPNCEVAVFIDGPLALADGIPFFRSANGVILTPGNADGFLLPKYFKEALQLHPTRKPLSLAGNEETECHSGLKNSSRGRRMIQQ; encoded by the exons ATGAACTCCTCTGGCAGCAGGAGGCAGGAAGCAGCAGGGCCGAGGAGTAGAAGAGCTCACAGACCCCGGGAAGAG GACCAAGATGTGCAACTGTCCAAGGCTCTGTCCTATGCCCTGCGCCATGGGGCCCTGAAGCTGGGGCTTCCCATGGGAGCTG ATGGCTTTGTGCCCCTGGGCACCCTCCTACAGCTGCCCCAGTTCTGCAGCTTCTCAGCCGAAGATGTGCAACGCGTGGTGGACACCAGTGGGAAGCAGCGGTTTGCCCTGCAGCCAGGGAGCCCCAGCACTGGCCCTCTCATCCGGGCCAATCAGGGTCACTCCCTGcag GTGCCTGCATTGGAGCTGAAGCCCTTGGAGACCCCGCAGGCCCTGCCCCTGATGCTTGTCCATGGCACATTCTGGAAGCACTGGTCATCCATCCTGCTCAAGGGCCTATCTTGCAGGGGAAGGACACATATCCACCTGGCCCCTGGACTGCCCGGGGACCCTGGCATCATCAGTG GCATGCGGCCAAATTGCGAAGTAGCTGTTTTCATCGATGGGCCCCTGGCCCTGGCAG ATGGAATCCCCTTCTTCCGCTCTGCCAATGGGGTGATCCTGACTCCAGGGAATGCTGACGGATTCCTGCTTCCCAAGTACTTCAAGGAGGCTCTGCAGCTGCACCCTACCA GAAAGCCCCTTTCCTTGGCTGGTAATGAAGAGACAGAGTGTCACAGTGGCCTCAAAAACAGCTCCAGAGGAAGAAGAATGAtccaacaataa
- the FKBP2 gene encoding peptidyl-prolyl cis-trans isomerase FKBP2 isoform X1 produces MARGVHAGAVSVGVGPGDAVGRELPLGRWCGWSGLVGQPTQNQFGCPEDLRGLRAGAALRAEAQGQPGGYHQRTEAPRSHPAAMCGCLAVGPLQRLQRDMRLSWVLTVLSICLSALATAAGAAEGKRKLQIGVKKRVDQCPIKSRKGDVLHMHYTGKLEDGTEFDSSLPQNQPFVFSLGTGQVIKGWDQGLLGMCEGEKRKLVIPSELGYGERGAPPKIPGGATLVFEVELLKIERRSEL; encoded by the exons ATGGCCCGGGGCGTTCACGCAGGGGCGGTCTCCGTGGGGGTCGGGCCTGGGGACGCGGTAGGCCGAGAACTCCCCCTGGGGAGGTGGTGTGGGTGGAGCGGGCTCGTCGGCCAGCCGACACAGAACCAGTTTGGGTGCCCCGAAGACCTCCGAGGGCTCAGAGCTGGGGCGGCACTCCGGGCGGAGGCACAGGGCCAGCCTGGGGGGTACCACCAGAGGACCGAGGCTCCCCGGAGCCACCCAGCGGCGATGTGTGGGTGCCTCGCGGTCGGCCCCCTGCAGCGGCTGCAGAG AGACATGAGGCTGAGCTGGGTCCTGACAGTACTGTCCATCTGCCTGAGTGCCCTGGCCACGGCCGCAGGGGCCGCCGAGGGCAAACGGAAGCTGCAGATCGGGGTCAAGAAGCGGGTAGACCAGTGTCCCATCAAATCGCGCAAAGGGGATGTCCTGCACATGCACTACACg GGGAAGTTGGAAGATGGGACGGAGTTTGACAGCAGCCTGCCCCAGAACCAGCCCTTTGTCTTCTCCCTGGGCACAGGCCAGGTCATCAAGGGCTGGGACCAGGGGCTGCTGGG GATGTGTGAGGGGGAAAAACGGAAGCTGGTGATCCCATCAGAGCTGG GGTATGGAGAGCGGGGCGCTCCCCCAAAGATTCCAG GTGGTGCAACCCTGGTGTTTGAGGTGGAGCTGCTCAAAATCGAGCGACGGTCAGAACTATAG
- the TRPT1 gene encoding tRNA 2'-phosphotransferase 1 isoform X2, which translates to MNSSGSRRQEAAGPRSRRAHRPREELPQFCSFSAEDVQRVVDTSGKQRFALQPGSPSTGPLIRANQGHSLQVPALELKPLETPQALPLMLVHGTFWKHWSSILLKGLSCRGRTHIHLAPGLPGDPGIISGMRPNCEVAVFIDGPLALADGIPFFRSANGVILTPGNADGFLLPKYFKEALQLHPTRKPLSLAGNEETECHSGLKNSSRGRRMIQQ; encoded by the exons ATGAACTCCTCTGGCAGCAGGAGGCAGGAAGCAGCAGGGCCGAGGAGTAGAAGAGCTCACAGACCCCGGGAAGAG CTGCCCCAGTTCTGCAGCTTCTCAGCCGAAGATGTGCAACGCGTGGTGGACACCAGTGGGAAGCAGCGGTTTGCCCTGCAGCCAGGGAGCCCCAGCACTGGCCCTCTCATCCGGGCCAATCAGGGTCACTCCCTGcag GTGCCTGCATTGGAGCTGAAGCCCTTGGAGACCCCGCAGGCCCTGCCCCTGATGCTTGTCCATGGCACATTCTGGAAGCACTGGTCATCCATCCTGCTCAAGGGCCTATCTTGCAGGGGAAGGACACATATCCACCTGGCCCCTGGACTGCCCGGGGACCCTGGCATCATCAGTG GCATGCGGCCAAATTGCGAAGTAGCTGTTTTCATCGATGGGCCCCTGGCCCTGGCAG ATGGAATCCCCTTCTTCCGCTCTGCCAATGGGGTGATCCTGACTCCAGGGAATGCTGACGGATTCCTGCTTCCCAAGTACTTCAAGGAGGCTCTGCAGCTGCACCCTACCA GAAAGCCCCTTTCCTTGGCTGGTAATGAAGAGACAGAGTGTCACAGTGGCCTCAAAAACAGCTCCAGAGGAAGAAGAATGAtccaacaataa
- the NUDT22 gene encoding uridine diphosphate glucose pyrophosphatase NUDT22, translating to MRQELKRCPTRTMDPEVSLLLQCPWGGLPEEQVRAELSPAHDRRPLPGGDEAIAASWESRLQAQPWLFDAPKFRLHSVILAPTGSQGPQLLLRLGLTSYRDFLGTNWTSSAARLQQQGATDWGDKQAYLADPLGVGAALATADNFLVFLRRSGQVAEAPGLVDVPGGHPEPQALCPGDHPLHKDLPGELVVHELFSSVLQEICDEVNLPLPTLSQPRLLGIARNETSAGRASAEFYVQCSLTSEQVRKHYMSGGPEAHESSGIIFVETQRVCRLQETKLWAELCPSAKGAIFLYNVVQGSPI from the exons ATGCGTCAGGAATTGAAG CGCTGTCCCACCCGGACCATGGACCCTGAGGTCTCCCTGCTGCTGCAGTGCCCCTGGGGTGGACTGCCCGAGGAGCAGGTACGGGCTGAACTGAGCCCGGCCCATGACCGTCGCCCACTGCCAGGAGGGGACGAGGCTATCGCTGCCAGCTGGGAGAGCCGGCTACAGGCCCAGCCCTGGCTCTTTGATGCCCCCAAGTTCCGCCTGCACTCTGTCATCCTGGCTCCCACTGGCTCACAGGGGCCACAGCTGCTCCTGCGCCTAGGTCTTACTTCCTACCGAGACTTCCTGGGCACTAACTGGACCAGCTCAGCTGCCAGGCTGCAACAGCAGGGGGCTACCGACTGGGGTGACAAGCAAGCCTACTTGGCGGACCCGCTGGGGGTGGGCGCAGCACTGGCCACCGCCGACAACTTCCTTGTCTTCCTGCGCCGCTCTGGGCAAGTGGCAGAGGCACCTGGGCTGGTGGATGTGCCTGGAGGGCACCCTGAACCTCAG GCCCTGTGCCCTGGTGACCACCCCCTGCACAAGGACCTCCCTGGGGAGCTGGTGGTGCATGAGCTCTTCTCCAGTGTCCTTCAGGAGATCTGTGATGAG GTGAACCTGCCGCTGCCCACCCTGAGCCAGCCGCGGCTATTGGGCATTGCCCGCAACGAGACCAGTGCTGGCCGTGCCAGTGCCGAGTTCTACGTCCA GTGCAGCTTGACTTCTGAGCAGGTGAGGAAGCACTACATGAGTGGGGGACCCGAAGCCCACGAGTCCTCAGGAATCATCTTTGTGGAGACACAG AGAGTGTGCAGGCTACAGGAGACCAAACTGTGGGCTGAGCTCTGCCCCTCTGCCAAAGGCGCCATATTCCTCTACAACGTGGTGCAAGGGAGTCCCATCTGA
- the DNAJC4 gene encoding dnaJ homolog subfamily C member 4 isoform X2, whose amino-acid sequence MLPLCRLWTRRPPTRLFTAAAGQRSGPSNYYELLGLHPGASTEEVKRAFFSKSKELHPDRDPGNPALHSRFVELSEAYQVLSHKQSRCIYDHQLSRAAPHKSPGTTAHPRATHQSHSSWAPPNAQYWAQFYGVRPKGPELRQQQHKHNQRVLGYCLLVMLAGMGLHYVAFRKLEQMHRNFMDEKDRIITAIYNDTRARARASRARLQREHLHRQQHQPAPRPPQGPEIVPRGTSP is encoded by the exons ATGCTGCCCCTATGCCGGCTGTGGACTCGCAGACCTCCCACCCGGCTCTTCACCGCGGCCGCCGGGCAGCG GTCTGGCCCCAGTAACTACTATGAACTGTTGGGGCTGCATCCTGGTGCCAGCACTGAAGAAGTTAAACGAGCTTTCTTCTCCAAGTCCAAAGAG ctgcaCCCTGACCGGGACCCAGGGAACCCAGCTCTGCACAGCCGCTTTGTGGAGCTGAGTGAAGCATACCAAGTGCTCAGCCACAAGCAGAGTCGCTGCATCTATGACCACCAGCTCAGCAGAGCAGCACCCCACAAGTCTCCAGGAACCACAGCCCATCCCAGGGCTACTCACCAATCACACAG ctcctgggcACCCCCCAATGCACAGTACTGGGCCCAGTTTTATGGCGTGAGGCCTAAGGGACCAGAGTTGAGGCAGCAGCAGCACAAACACAACCAGCGGGTGCTGGGGTATTGCCTGCTGGTCATGCTGGCAGGCATGGGCCTGCACTATGTTGCCTTCAG GAAGCTGGAGCAGATGCACCGAAACTTCATGGATGAAAAGGATCGTATCATCACAGCCATCTACAATGACACGCGGGCCCGGGCCAG GGCCAGCAGAGCCAGGCTTCAGCGGGAACACCTACACAGACAGCAGCATCAGCCAGCACCCCGGCCTCCCCAAGGTCCCGAGATTGTGCCCCGGGGCACCAGCCCCTGA
- the FKBP2 gene encoding peptidyl-prolyl cis-trans isomerase FKBP2 isoform X5 translates to MRLSWVLTVLSICLSALATAAGAAEGKRKLQIGVKKRVDQCPIKSRKGDVLHMHYTGKLEDGTEFDSSLPQNQPFVFSLGTGQVIKGWDQGLLGMCEGEKRKLVIPSELGYGERGAPPKIPGGATLVFEVELLKIERRSEL, encoded by the exons ATGAGGCTGAGCTGGGTCCTGACAGTACTGTCCATCTGCCTGAGTGCCCTGGCCACGGCCGCAGGGGCCGCCGAGGGCAAACGGAAGCTGCAGATCGGGGTCAAGAAGCGGGTAGACCAGTGTCCCATCAAATCGCGCAAAGGGGATGTCCTGCACATGCACTACACg GGGAAGTTGGAAGATGGGACGGAGTTTGACAGCAGCCTGCCCCAGAACCAGCCCTTTGTCTTCTCCCTGGGCACAGGCCAGGTCATCAAGGGCTGGGACCAGGGGCTGCTGGG GATGTGTGAGGGGGAAAAACGGAAGCTGGTGATCCCATCAGAGCTGG GGTATGGAGAGCGGGGCGCTCCCCCAAAGATTCCAG GTGGTGCAACCCTGGTGTTTGAGGTGGAGCTGCTCAAAATCGAGCGACGGTCAGAACTATAG
- the VEGFB gene encoding vascular endothelial growth factor B isoform X3, translating to MSPLLRRLLLVALLQLAPAQAPVSQLDAPGHQKKVMSWIDVYARATCQPREVVVPLTVELMGTVAKQLVPSCVTVQRCGGCCPDDGLECVPTGQHQVRMQILMIRYPSSQLGEMSLEEHSQCECSPRPLCPRCPQRRQRPDPQTCRCHCRRRSFLRCQGRGLELNPDTCRCRKLRR from the exons ATGAGCCCCCTGCTCCGCCGTCTGCTGCTCGTCGCGCTCCTGCAGCTGGCCCCCGCCCAG GCCCCTGTCTCCCAGCTTGATGCCCCTGGCCACCAGAAAAAAG TGATGTCATGGATAGATGTGTATGCTCGTGCCACCTGCCAGCCACGGGAAGTGGTGGTGCCCTTGACTGTGGAGCTCATGGGCACTGTGGCCAAACAACTGGTGCCCagctgtgtgactgtgcagcGCTGTGGTGGTTGCTGCCCTGATGATGGCCTGGAGTGTGTGCCCACTGGGCAGCACCAAGTCCGAATGCAG ATCCTCATGATCCGGTACCCGAGCAGTCAGCTGGGGGAGATGTCCCTGGAGGAGCACAGCCAGTGTGAATGCAG ccccaggcccctctgcccacGCTGTCCCCAGCGCCGCCAGCGCCCTGACCCCCAGACCTGCCGTTGCCACTGCAGACGCCGCAGCTTCCTCCGTTGCCAAGGGCGGGGCTTAGAGCTCAACCCAGACACCTGCAG GTGCCGGAAGCTGCGAAGGTGA
- the PPP1R14B gene encoding LOW QUALITY PROTEIN: protein phosphatase 1 regulatory subunit 14B (The sequence of the model RefSeq protein was modified relative to this genomic sequence to represent the inferred CDS: inserted 1 base in 1 codon; deleted 1 base in 1 codon), producing the protein MLQLPPGAPAAAXRRGAAGSRGHELTQVVGPEPAGGRPGGGGAGRGRTAHVAPAAAMADSGPAGGAALAAPVPGPGSGGPGPRVYFQSPPGAAGEGPGGADDEGPVRRQGKVTVKYDRKELRKRLNLEEWILEQLTRLYDCQEEEIPELEIDVDELLDMESDDTRAARVKELLVDCYKPTEAFISGLLDKIRGMQKLSTPQKK; encoded by the exons ATGCTGCAACTGCCCCCGggcgcccccgccgccg ctCGCCGCGGAGCCGCAGGGAGCCGAGGCCACGAGTTAACCCAAGTCGTAGGACCGGAGCCAGCCGGCGGGCGTCCGGGAGGCGGCGGCGCAGGGAGGGGCCGGACG GCGCACGTGGCCCCGGCGGCCGCCATGGCGGACAGCGGCCCCGCTGGGGGCGCGGCGTTGGCGGCCCCTGTTCCCGGGCCGGGCAGTGGCGGCCCAGGGCCCCGAGTCTATTTTCAAAGCCCTCCTGGGGCTGCAGGCGAGGGTCCGGGCGGCGCGGATGATGAGGGCCCGGTGAGGCGCCAAGGAAAGGTCACGGTCAAGTACGACCGCAAGGAACTACGGAAGCGCCTCAACCTGGAGGAGTGGATCTTGGAGCAGCTCACTCGCCTCTACGACTGCCAG GAAGAGGAGATCCCAGAGCTAGAGATTGATGTGGATGAACTCCTGGATATGGAAAGTGATGATACCCGGGCTGCCAGGGTCAAG GAGCTGCTGGTTGACTGTTACAAACCCACTGAG GCCTTCATCTCTGGCCTGCTGGACAAGATCCGGGGCATGCAGAAATTGAGCACACCCCAGAAGAAGTAA
- the FKBP2 gene encoding peptidyl-prolyl cis-trans isomerase FKBP2 isoform X2, producing the protein MARGVHAGAVSVGVGPGDAVGRELPLGRWCGWSGLVGQPTQNQFGCPEDLRGLRAGAALRAEAQGQPGGYHQRTEAPRSHPAAMCGCLAVGPLQRLQRDMRLSWVLTVLSICLSALATAAGAAEGKRKLQIGVKKRVDQCPIKSRKGDVLHMHYTGKLEDGTEFDSSLPQNQPFVFSLGTGQVIKGWDQGLLGMCEGEKRKLVIPSELGLSQQPPISIMPSR; encoded by the exons ATGGCCCGGGGCGTTCACGCAGGGGCGGTCTCCGTGGGGGTCGGGCCTGGGGACGCGGTAGGCCGAGAACTCCCCCTGGGGAGGTGGTGTGGGTGGAGCGGGCTCGTCGGCCAGCCGACACAGAACCAGTTTGGGTGCCCCGAAGACCTCCGAGGGCTCAGAGCTGGGGCGGCACTCCGGGCGGAGGCACAGGGCCAGCCTGGGGGGTACCACCAGAGGACCGAGGCTCCCCGGAGCCACCCAGCGGCGATGTGTGGGTGCCTCGCGGTCGGCCCCCTGCAGCGGCTGCAGAG AGACATGAGGCTGAGCTGGGTCCTGACAGTACTGTCCATCTGCCTGAGTGCCCTGGCCACGGCCGCAGGGGCCGCCGAGGGCAAACGGAAGCTGCAGATCGGGGTCAAGAAGCGGGTAGACCAGTGTCCCATCAAATCGCGCAAAGGGGATGTCCTGCACATGCACTACACg GGGAAGTTGGAAGATGGGACGGAGTTTGACAGCAGCCTGCCCCAGAACCAGCCCTTTGTCTTCTCCCTGGGCACAGGCCAGGTCATCAAGGGCTGGGACCAGGGGCTGCTGGG GATGTGTGAGGGGGAAAAACGGAAGCTGGTGATCCCATCAGAGCTGG GCCTTTCACAGCAGCCTCCCATCTCCATTATGCCTTCTCGTTGA
- the FKBP2 gene encoding peptidyl-prolyl cis-trans isomerase FKBP2 isoform X4, with amino-acid sequence MTRLRRGGRTTGVDSGGAARRDMRLSWVLTVLSICLSALATAAGAAEGKRKLQIGVKKRVDQCPIKSRKGDVLHMHYTGKLEDGTEFDSSLPQNQPFVFSLGTGQVIKGWDQGLLGMCEGEKRKLVIPSELGYGERGAPPKIPGGATLVFEVELLKIERRSEL; translated from the exons ATGACGCGCCTGCGCAGAGGCGGCCGCACGACTGGGGTTGACTCCGGGGGCGCGGCGAGGAG AGACATGAGGCTGAGCTGGGTCCTGACAGTACTGTCCATCTGCCTGAGTGCCCTGGCCACGGCCGCAGGGGCCGCCGAGGGCAAACGGAAGCTGCAGATCGGGGTCAAGAAGCGGGTAGACCAGTGTCCCATCAAATCGCGCAAAGGGGATGTCCTGCACATGCACTACACg GGGAAGTTGGAAGATGGGACGGAGTTTGACAGCAGCCTGCCCCAGAACCAGCCCTTTGTCTTCTCCCTGGGCACAGGCCAGGTCATCAAGGGCTGGGACCAGGGGCTGCTGGG GATGTGTGAGGGGGAAAAACGGAAGCTGGTGATCCCATCAGAGCTGG GGTATGGAGAGCGGGGCGCTCCCCCAAAGATTCCAG GTGGTGCAACCCTGGTGTTTGAGGTGGAGCTGCTCAAAATCGAGCGACGGTCAGAACTATAG
- the DNAJC4 gene encoding dnaJ homolog subfamily C member 4 isoform X1: MLPLCRLWTRRPPTRLFTAAAGQRSGPSNYYELLGLHPGASTEEVKRAFFSKSKELHPDRDPGNPALHSRFVELSEAYQVLSHKQSRCIYDHQLSRAAPHKSPGTTAHPRATHQSHSSSWAPPNAQYWAQFYGVRPKGPELRQQQHKHNQRVLGYCLLVMLAGMGLHYVAFRKLEQMHRNFMDEKDRIITAIYNDTRARARASRARLQREHLHRQQHQPAPRPPQGPEIVPRGTSP; the protein is encoded by the exons ATGCTGCCCCTATGCCGGCTGTGGACTCGCAGACCTCCCACCCGGCTCTTCACCGCGGCCGCCGGGCAGCG GTCTGGCCCCAGTAACTACTATGAACTGTTGGGGCTGCATCCTGGTGCCAGCACTGAAGAAGTTAAACGAGCTTTCTTCTCCAAGTCCAAAGAG ctgcaCCCTGACCGGGACCCAGGGAACCCAGCTCTGCACAGCCGCTTTGTGGAGCTGAGTGAAGCATACCAAGTGCTCAGCCACAAGCAGAGTCGCTGCATCTATGACCACCAGCTCAGCAGAGCAGCACCCCACAAGTCTCCAGGAACCACAGCCCATCCCAGGGCTACTCACCAATCACACAG cagctcctgggcACCCCCCAATGCACAGTACTGGGCCCAGTTTTATGGCGTGAGGCCTAAGGGACCAGAGTTGAGGCAGCAGCAGCACAAACACAACCAGCGGGTGCTGGGGTATTGCCTGCTGGTCATGCTGGCAGGCATGGGCCTGCACTATGTTGCCTTCAG GAAGCTGGAGCAGATGCACCGAAACTTCATGGATGAAAAGGATCGTATCATCACAGCCATCTACAATGACACGCGGGCCCGGGCCAG GGCCAGCAGAGCCAGGCTTCAGCGGGAACACCTACACAGACAGCAGCATCAGCCAGCACCCCGGCCTCCCCAAGGTCCCGAGATTGTGCCCCGGGGCACCAGCCCCTGA
- the DNAJC4 gene encoding dnaJ homolog subfamily C member 4 isoform X3: protein MLPLCRLWTRRPPTRLFTAAAGQRSGPSNYYELLGLHPGASTEEVKRAFFSKSKELSRAAPHKSPGTTAHPRATHQSHSSSWAPPNAQYWAQFYGVRPKGPELRQQQHKHNQRVLGYCLLVMLAGMGLHYVAFRKLEQMHRNFMDEKDRIITAIYNDTRARARASRARLQREHLHRQQHQPAPRPPQGPEIVPRGTSP from the exons ATGCTGCCCCTATGCCGGCTGTGGACTCGCAGACCTCCCACCCGGCTCTTCACCGCGGCCGCCGGGCAGCG GTCTGGCCCCAGTAACTACTATGAACTGTTGGGGCTGCATCCTGGTGCCAGCACTGAAGAAGTTAAACGAGCTTTCTTCTCCAAGTCCAAAGAG CTCAGCAGAGCAGCACCCCACAAGTCTCCAGGAACCACAGCCCATCCCAGGGCTACTCACCAATCACACAG cagctcctgggcACCCCCCAATGCACAGTACTGGGCCCAGTTTTATGGCGTGAGGCCTAAGGGACCAGAGTTGAGGCAGCAGCAGCACAAACACAACCAGCGGGTGCTGGGGTATTGCCTGCTGGTCATGCTGGCAGGCATGGGCCTGCACTATGTTGCCTTCAG GAAGCTGGAGCAGATGCACCGAAACTTCATGGATGAAAAGGATCGTATCATCACAGCCATCTACAATGACACGCGGGCCCGGGCCAG GGCCAGCAGAGCCAGGCTTCAGCGGGAACACCTACACAGACAGCAGCATCAGCCAGCACCCCGGCCTCCCCAAGGTCCCGAGATTGTGCCCCGGGGCACCAGCCCCTGA